GATATGGTCGGCGTCGAGAAAGTAGGCCTTCTTCCAGCCGAGTTCCTTGACCGCGGCATCGGCGGCCTTGCGTGTCTGCGCCGGATCGCTGCCGATGATGTTGTGTTCACGGTTGGACTTGTTCCACACCGGAGCGACTTCAACGCCCGCCTCCAGCGCCTTGGCGCATGCGGCGAGCTGCGCCTTTGCCTGATGGGCGAACCGGTCGCCGACTCCGATTGAAAACCGTGGAAGCTGTCTTACGGTACCGTCACCCATCTATCAGGCCTCTCTATAGTGGTCCAACCACTTTGTATGGATCAGCATACGCACTGATTTGGGTTTGTGCAAACAGCGGTATGAATTTGCGGGGACAATCTGTTGAACAGCAAATCCCTCCACGCCGCTGCGCTTCAGGATGACAATTCATGTGAGCGACATTTGAAACCGGACCCCGCTAGTTCTTGAAGCGGCCGTTGTATGCCCACAGGCCGAGGCCGGGATTGGAGATATAAAAGATCTCTTCTCCGCCTACGGTGTTCCAGCCATCCTTGAGTATTTCGGGGTTGTACTTCGCGGTGTATTCGGCGAGGTCGCCGTACTGGAAGTGGACGCTCTCGATCTCCTCGCGCGTGAGGTGGCCGGGACAGTAGCGAATGGTGAAGCGGCCCTCGCTGGAGCCATGGATGAGGTGCGCGGCGGCGGAGAGGTTACCGGCGAGCGCAGGGTCTTCCTTGACGTATTCGAGAGTCTTTGGAGTACCGCAGTAGCCGTACTTGCGAATGAGCTTGTCGATGGCCGCGTCCTCGCCGAACTCGTGGACGGCGGGCGCGAGGACGATGAGTTCTGCGTTGTCGGCCAGCGCCATGCGGGTGCGATAGACACTCTTGTTGCCGAGCCAGGTGGAGCGGAACTCGTGGGGGTCGAGGAAGACGACAGCCTTGTGAATCTCGCGATCGAGCATCTGGAAGTTGACCTTGAGCGCGAGGTCGGCGGCAAGGTTGAAGCACTCGACGTCGTCACCGATGTAGAGACCGCGAAGGACGAGCTTACCCTCAGCGTTTTTGCCAACCACGGTCTGCACATAGACGATGGGCAGGCTGGTGGCAAAGTGGTCGCTGGCGTAGTTGAGCACGCGGCGGACGGGAGTGTCCGCGCGTCCCATCATGCGCTCCATGCCGTAGACCGCCCCGAGGAAGTGTGAGCGGTGGATCCCCATGGAGCCGCCGGTTCCGACGAAGATGTTCTTGTTGTAATTGGCCATGCCGACGACCTCGTGGGGCACGACCTGGCCGATGGAGAGGATGAGGTCGTGGCCGCCGTCGCGAAGGAGCTTGTTGACCTGTGCGGGCCACGGGTAGTCGACCTTGCCCTCGGAGACCTCGTAGAGGAAGGAGCCAGGGACCTCGCCGAGGGTGACGACGTCGTTGCGCCAGTCGTGGACGCGGAAGAGCGAGCGCGGGGTAGCGCCGTACATTGTCGCAATCTCTGTATCGGTCATGGCCTTGTGCGTACCGAGCGCGGGAAGGGCATCGGTGAGGCGCGAGCCGTAGTAATCCCATGCCAGTTCGGTGATGACGCCGGCCTGCGAGTGGAAGCGGGTAAAGTCCGGTGGGACGGCGAGGACTTTGTTCCTGACGCCGATGGCATCCAATGCAGTAAATAGATTTTTACGAAGTTCTTCGACCGACATCTCAGTGGTCGGACTACCGGCGGCAAAGTAGAGGCTCATGTCACGCCATTTTACGCTGAGGGGTAAAGACGCTACCGTGGCGGTAGGAGAGACGCTTATGAAAGAGCAGGATTTGAAGCTCGCAATGCCCGATGGAACAGCCGAAGCAGTTCTGTATAAGGCGGATGATGGCAAGGCGCTGCCTGGCGTTCTGTTTGTGCCGGATATAGGGAGCATCCGCGATGCGATGCGGCAGATGGCGCGGCGGCTTGCGGATGAGGGTTACACGGTGCTGATGCCTAATCCGTTCTACCGGACGAGCGCTACGCCTGTGTTCCCGCCCACGATCAAGCATGGTACGCAGGAGAGGTTGACGCGCATCGGGGAGTTGAGTGCTCCTCTGACGCCGGACAAGTTGGAGCAGGACCTGGCTGTGTATCTGGACTACCTGATAGAGCAGGCGACGACTGGCAAAGGAACGGTGGGTGTCGTGGGGTACTGTATCGGCGGGGGAATCGCCCTGCGCGCGGCGGCGGTACGGGCGAACCGGGTAGGCGCGGTGGCATCGTTCCATGGCGGCGGGCTGTACAAGGAGGGCAATCCGGCGAGCCCGCACAAGGTGCTGCCGCAGGTGAAGGCTCGGCTCTACTTCGGCCATGCGAGCGAGGACGGCAGCATGAGAGCCGAGGATATTACAAAGTTTGAGAAGGTGCTGAAGCATTGGGGCGGCAGGTTCGAGAGCGAGACCTATGCGGCAAGGCATGGATGGACGGTCGCGGACAACCCGGCCTACAACAAGCCTGAAGCAGAGCGGGCGTGGGTGAAGTTGACTGGGTTGTTCAAAGACACGCTGCAGGCCGCGATGGGTTGAGGGCTATGGCGGTTTTCGTAAAGCTATAGAGCGGGCCTTCAGCCCTTGTATCGTGGTGGATACCAGCCTGGGGCTATGCCCCAGGCTGGTATGGTGCGGGCCTTTGGCCCTTGACGGCTGTCCCCTCTACACCTTTGTGAAAACAGCTATAGAAGCAGATTCCTCCACTTCGCGCTGTGTGCTCCGGCCGGAATGACAACCGAAAAATTGTGCGGCTGGAAAAGGAAGGGGGCGTGGCTGGGATGGCCACGCCCCTTTGCTGGAAGTGCGATTAGAGTTTGTAGGCTTTTTTGACGAGGTTGACGGTGAGATCCTTGACGACCTCGAAGGCCTCGTCCTGGTCGAGGCGGTGTTGCGCGACGAGGTTGCCGAGGAAGGCGCAGTCGATGCGGCGGGCTACGTCGTGCCGCGAGGGGATGGAGAGGAAGGCGCGGGTGTCGTCGTTGAAGCCGACGGTGTTGTAGAAGCCGGCGGTCTCGGTGGCCGTCTCGCGGAAGCGCATCATGCCCTCGGGGGAGTCGTGGAACCACCACGGCGGACCGAGCCGAAGCACGGGATAGTGTCCGGCGAGGGGGGCGAGCTCGCGCGAGAAGGTGGACTCGTCGAGCGTGAAGAGGATGAAGGTGAATCCGGGTTCGTTGCCGTACTTCGAGAGCAGCGGACGCAGGTTGCGGACGTACTCGGTGGCTGAAGGAATGTCGGCACCTTTGTCACGGCCGAACTTCTCGTAGACGAGCTTGTTGTGGTTGCGGATGCTGCCGGGGTGAAGCTGCATGGTGAGGCCATCCTCAACGGACATGCCCGCCATCTCGGTGAGCATCTGCGCCTGGAAGATCTGCTGCTCTTCAGGCGTGGAGCGACCGGAGACGATGCGTTGATAGAGCGACTCGGCCGCTTGCGCGTCGAGGTCGGCGGTCATTGCGGTGAGGTGACCGTGATCGGTCGCGGTGGCACCCATGGACTTGAAGAAAGCACGGCGGTTGCGCAGAGCGTTGAGATACCCCTTGAAGGTGCCGACCTTCTCCCCAGTGATAGCGCCGAGTCTTTCGATGTTTTCGAGGAAGCCCGTGTATTCGGCATCTATGACGACGTCTGGGCGGAAGGTGGGCAGCACCCTTCCCTTCCAGCCAGACGCGCGGATGGCCTTGTGATAATCGAGCGTGTCGAGCGGGGAATCAGTGGTGGAGAGCACTTCGATGTTGAACTTCTCGAAGAGCGCACGTGGGCGGAACTCAGGAGTTTGCAGCTTCCGGGAGATGACGTCGTAGTACTCATCGGCGTTGCTGGTGCCGAGACGCTCGGTCAGTCCAAAGAGCGTGCTCAAGGAGTAGTCGAGCCAGAGCCGCGTGGGAGTGCCGCGGAAGAGGTAGTAGTTGCGGGCGAAGATGCGCCAGACCTCGCGCGGGTCGGCCTGCCGTTTGCCATCGTTTTGCGGGATGCCGAGCGATTCCAGTGAGACGCCCTGCGAATACAACATGCGGAAGATGTAGTGGTCAGGCTGAATGAACAAGGCTGCAGGATCGGGGAAGGCTTCGTCCTTCGCGAACCAGGCTGGATCTGTGTGGCCGTGCGGCGAGAGGATGGGGAGATCGCGAACAGTGTCGTAGAGTTTCGCTGCAACTGCACGAGCTGACGGTTCGACCGGAAATAACCGCATGGGATCAAGCATTCAAAACACCTCGATAGATACGACTAAAACAAGTTCATGGCAACGTCTTGCTGGAGGCTGAGTTGCAATTAGGTTCGACTCCGAACAAAACACGACCACAGCAGCGTATCAAAGTAATATGAAAGTGGTCGACCAATTCAATTCGCGCTTTGGAAACTAAATCGTTTTATGGGATACGAGCAGTTGGCGAATCAGGTTCCAACTTCCCGGAAGGATGCCACTGATTTACCGTAAACGGCATGAACTTTTTTCGTTTGACTGCGTTGGCGCTGTCGACCGTGACCGTTTTCTTGCCTGCTCAGACGGCGTTGAAGCTAATCCCTGTTCCCCGCGAGGTTCGAGCTGGGGAGACACAGAGTCTAAACCAGGGAATACAGATCAACTGCGCTGCGCCATGCCCGGCTGAAGACACCTTCGCCATCGACGATCTTAAGAGCGCCCTGACAGAACGCGGCATCGCGGTTAATGTGTCGTCGCCAGTCAACCTTCTTATAACCCGCTATGGCTCAGGAAATTCACGGGCGATTCTCGCGGATGCCATGGGCAAGAAGGGCGCTCCGGGACCGGCGGAGTTTCCAGCCGAGATGAAGGCCGAGGGGTACGCCATAGTCCCTGATGGGAAAGGGCTGGCGATTACGGCGTCGAGCGACGCAGGCATCTTTTACGCTTTGCAGACGGTTAAGCAGCTTGTCCTGGGTAATGGCTCAGCGGCGGTCCTAAGGACGGCCGCCATCCGCGACTGGCCTGCGATGCGCTACCGCGGCCTGAGCGACGACCTTTCGCGCGGGCCGGTGCCGACGTTCGAGTTTCAGAAGAAGCAGATTCGCGAGCTCGCGGCATACAAACTGAACGTCTACTCGCCCTATTTTGAGCACACGATGCAGTACACCGGGCACCCTCTGATGGCCCCTCCCGGAGGCACGATCACGCAGGAGCAGGCACGCGAGCTGGTGGCCTACGCCGCGAAGTTCCACATCACGATCATCCCGGAGCAGGAGGCCTTCGGACACCTGCACTATCTGCTGAACTGGGAGCAGTACTCGCCGATCGCCGAGACGCCGCACGGCCATGTGCTGGCCCCGGCGCAGCCCGAGGCGCAGAAGCTGACGCAGGACATGTTCACCGAGCTTGCGGCGGTCTACCCTGGGCCGTTCCTGCACCTGGGAGCGGACGAGACGGTCGAGCTGGGCAAGGGACAGACCAAGGCGCAGGTCGACGCTCAAGGGCTCGGGACGGTGTACCTGGGGTTTCTGGAGAAGATCGTTGCCGACCTGAGGCCGCTGAACCGCAAGCTGCTGTTCTGGGGTGATATCGCGTACAAGGAACCCGAGCTTCTGAAGCAGGTCCCGGACTCCTTCAAGAAGGCCACGATTGCAGTTCCTTGGGAGTACAACCCGCAGCCGAAGGGCTTCATGCGCTACATCAAGCCGTTTACCGACGCCGGCTTTGAGACATGGGTCGCGCCTGGCATCAACAACTGGTCGCGTGTCTACCCCAACTGGAACAACGCACTGGACAATATTCAGCAGTTCACGCTGGATGGACAGAAGCTGGGCTCGACCGGTCAGTTGAACACGATATGGAACGACGACGGCGAGGCGCTGGCCAACGCTAACTGGTACGGCATTCTCTTTGGCGCCGAGGCGGCGTGGCACCAGGGAGAGGCCTCTATTCCGGCGTTTCAGTCCAGCTTTGGCGAGATCTTCCACGGTGACACGACGGGAAAGATCAACCAGGCGCAGCAGGAGATGATGGCCGCGCACAAACTGCTGAAGGACTCTCCATACAAGGTGGACGCACAGGACCTGCTCTTTTGGCAGGACCCATGGAATGCGGACGGCCAGCGGATCGCCGCGCTGATCCGGCCGGTTCTTCCCGAGGTTCGCCGTCATGCGGAGCGCGCGCTGGTGTTGGTGGCAGAGGCACGGAATGCGAATCCCAATCTACGCGAGACGGACGCGCTCGACGTGCTGGAGCTGGGAGCGCGCCGGATGGACCTGATCGGGTTGAAGTTTCAGGTGGCCGACGAGATAGCGGCCAGCTACGCTCATGCGT
This region of Acidobacteriota bacterium genomic DNA includes:
- the uxaC gene encoding glucuronate isomerase; this encodes MLDPMRLFPVEPSARAVAAKLYDTVRDLPILSPHGHTDPAWFAKDEAFPDPAALFIQPDHYIFRMLYSQGVSLESLGIPQNDGKRQADPREVWRIFARNYYLFRGTPTRLWLDYSLSTLFGLTERLGTSNADEYYDVISRKLQTPEFRPRALFEKFNIEVLSTTDSPLDTLDYHKAIRASGWKGRVLPTFRPDVVIDAEYTGFLENIERLGAITGEKVGTFKGYLNALRNRRAFFKSMGATATDHGHLTAMTADLDAQAAESLYQRIVSGRSTPEEQQIFQAQMLTEMAGMSVEDGLTMQLHPGSIRNHNKLVYEKFGRDKGADIPSATEYVRNLRPLLSKYGNEPGFTFILFTLDESTFSRELAPLAGHYPVLRLGPPWWFHDSPEGMMRFRETATETAGFYNTVGFNDDTRAFLSIPSRHDVARRIDCAFLGNLVAQHRLDQDEAFEVVKDLTVNLVKKAYKL
- a CDS encoding family 20 glycosylhydrolase — encoded protein: MNFFRLTALALSTVTVFLPAQTALKLIPVPREVRAGETQSLNQGIQINCAAPCPAEDTFAIDDLKSALTERGIAVNVSSPVNLLITRYGSGNSRAILADAMGKKGAPGPAEFPAEMKAEGYAIVPDGKGLAITASSDAGIFYALQTVKQLVLGNGSAAVLRTAAIRDWPAMRYRGLSDDLSRGPVPTFEFQKKQIRELAAYKLNVYSPYFEHTMQYTGHPLMAPPGGTITQEQARELVAYAAKFHITIIPEQEAFGHLHYLLNWEQYSPIAETPHGHVLAPAQPEAQKLTQDMFTELAAVYPGPFLHLGADETVELGKGQTKAQVDAQGLGTVYLGFLEKIVADLRPLNRKLLFWGDIAYKEPELLKQVPDSFKKATIAVPWEYNPQPKGFMRYIKPFTDAGFETWVAPGINNWSRVYPNWNNALDNIQQFTLDGQKLGSTGQLNTIWNDDGEALANANWYGILFGAEAAWHQGEASIPAFQSSFGEIFHGDTTGKINQAQQEMMAAHKLLKDSPYKVDAQDLLFWQDPWNADGQRIAALIRPVLPEVRRHAERALVLVAEARNANPNLRETDALDVLELGARRMDLIGLKFQVADEIAASYAHAFALQGSKNKDDRTEVARELNLINGVNGRLQDLRNNYSLLRDLYEQAWLKSNRPYFLRNNLERYDFTIQMWLGRIDRMRVVQRQWANSQTVPPAAEAGIPAPAVN
- a CDS encoding DUF2088 domain-containing protein, with the protein product MSLYFAAGSPTTEMSVEELRKNLFTALDAIGVRNKVLAVPPDFTRFHSQAGVITELAWDYYGSRLTDALPALGTHKAMTDTEIATMYGATPRSLFRVHDWRNDVVTLGEVPGSFLYEVSEGKVDYPWPAQVNKLLRDGGHDLILSIGQVVPHEVVGMANYNKNIFVGTGGSMGIHRSHFLGAVYGMERMMGRADTPVRRVLNYASDHFATSLPIVYVQTVVGKNAEGKLVLRGLYIGDDVECFNLAADLALKVNFQMLDREIHKAVVFLDPHEFRSTWLGNKSVYRTRMALADNAELIVLAPAVHEFGEDAAIDKLIRKYGYCGTPKTLEYVKEDPALAGNLSAAAHLIHGSSEGRFTIRYCPGHLTREEIESVHFQYGDLAEYTAKYNPEILKDGWNTVGGEEIFYISNPGLGLWAYNGRFKN
- a CDS encoding dienelactone hydrolase family protein — protein: MSRHFTLRGKDATVAVGETLMKEQDLKLAMPDGTAEAVLYKADDGKALPGVLFVPDIGSIRDAMRQMARRLADEGYTVLMPNPFYRTSATPVFPPTIKHGTQERLTRIGELSAPLTPDKLEQDLAVYLDYLIEQATTGKGTVGVVGYCIGGGIALRAAAVRANRVGAVASFHGGGLYKEGNPASPHKVLPQVKARLYFGHASEDGSMRAEDITKFEKVLKHWGGRFESETYAARHGWTVADNPAYNKPEAERAWVKLTGLFKDTLQAAMG